One Ahaetulla prasina isolate Xishuangbanna chromosome 1, ASM2864084v1, whole genome shotgun sequence DNA window includes the following coding sequences:
- the SPI1 gene encoding transcription factor PU.1 isoform X1, which translates to MLQACKMEGFSLISPPSEDLVSYESDLYRQSHDSYQYLSNEADSHGGELLLTPSDHYWEYHPHHLHTEFETFGDNHFAELQSVQPPQLQQLYRHMEIEQMHVLDSGIPVTHLGLNHNHQVAFVPRMCVYPSHQRSSDEEDLERQSPPLEVSDGETEVGEPTPGIMNGESGSKKKIRLYQFLLDLLRSGDMKDSIWWVDKEKGTFQFSSKHKEALAHRWGIQKGNRKKMTYQKMARALRNYGKTGEVKKVKKKLTYQFSDEVMGKSSSDRKSFPL; encoded by the exons CCCTCTGAAGACCTGGTATCTTATGAATCAGACCTCTATAGACAGTCCCATGATAGTTACCAGTATCTCAGCAATGAAGCAGACAGTCACGGTG GTGAACTGCTTTTAACTCCGTCAGACCACTACTGGGAATATCATCCCCATCATCTGCACACCGAATTTGAGACCTTTGGAGACAATCATTTTGCAGAGCTCCAAAGTGTACAGCCACCACAACTCCAGCAGCTCTACCGGCACATGGAGATAGAACAGATGCACGTTCTTGACTCTGGGATCCCCGTCACACATCTTGGACTCAACCACAACCATCAG GTTGCCTTTGTGCCTCGCATGTGTGTGTATCCCTCTCATCAGCGCAGCTCTGATGAAGAAGATCTAGAGAGGCAGAGTCCACCTTTGGAAGTATCAGATGGAGAGACTGAGGTTGGGGAACCCACTCCTGGGATTATGAATGGAGAATCAG GTAGTAAGAAGAAAATCCGATTGTACCAATTTCTTCTCGATCTGCTTCGGAGCGGAGATATGAAGGATAGCATCTGGTGGGTCGATAAGGAAAAAGGCACATTCCAGTTCTCCTCTAAGCACAAAGAAGCACTGGCTCATCGCTGGGGCATTCAGAAAGGCAACCGCAAGAAAATGACCTACCAAAAAATGGCACGGGCATTGCGAAATTACGGGAAGACTGGGGAGGTCAAGAAAGTGAAGAAGAAGCTCACATATCAGTTTAGTGATGAAGTGATGGGAAAGAGCAGCAGTGATAGAAAAAGCTTTCCTCTCTGA
- the SPI1 gene encoding transcription factor PU.1 isoform X2 has product MLQACKMEGFSLISPPSEDLVSYESDLYRQSHDSYQYLSNEADSHGDHYWEYHPHHLHTEFETFGDNHFAELQSVQPPQLQQLYRHMEIEQMHVLDSGIPVTHLGLNHNHQVAFVPRMCVYPSHQRSSDEEDLERQSPPLEVSDGETEVGEPTPGIMNGESGSKKKIRLYQFLLDLLRSGDMKDSIWWVDKEKGTFQFSSKHKEALAHRWGIQKGNRKKMTYQKMARALRNYGKTGEVKKVKKKLTYQFSDEVMGKSSSDRKSFPL; this is encoded by the exons CCCTCTGAAGACCTGGTATCTTATGAATCAGACCTCTATAGACAGTCCCATGATAGTTACCAGTATCTCAGCAATGAAGCAGACAGTCACGGTG ACCACTACTGGGAATATCATCCCCATCATCTGCACACCGAATTTGAGACCTTTGGAGACAATCATTTTGCAGAGCTCCAAAGTGTACAGCCACCACAACTCCAGCAGCTCTACCGGCACATGGAGATAGAACAGATGCACGTTCTTGACTCTGGGATCCCCGTCACACATCTTGGACTCAACCACAACCATCAG GTTGCCTTTGTGCCTCGCATGTGTGTGTATCCCTCTCATCAGCGCAGCTCTGATGAAGAAGATCTAGAGAGGCAGAGTCCACCTTTGGAAGTATCAGATGGAGAGACTGAGGTTGGGGAACCCACTCCTGGGATTATGAATGGAGAATCAG GTAGTAAGAAGAAAATCCGATTGTACCAATTTCTTCTCGATCTGCTTCGGAGCGGAGATATGAAGGATAGCATCTGGTGGGTCGATAAGGAAAAAGGCACATTCCAGTTCTCCTCTAAGCACAAAGAAGCACTGGCTCATCGCTGGGGCATTCAGAAAGGCAACCGCAAGAAAATGACCTACCAAAAAATGGCACGGGCATTGCGAAATTACGGGAAGACTGGGGAGGTCAAGAAAGTGAAGAAGAAGCTCACATATCAGTTTAGTGATGAAGTGATGGGAAAGAGCAGCAGTGATAGAAAAAGCTTTCCTCTCTGA